In the Solanum pennellii chromosome 5, SPENNV200 genome, one interval contains:
- the LOC107019586 gene encoding uncharacterized protein LOC107019586, producing the protein MHAATPWHKIDYVFVPVHVKEKFHWVLAVISLNDKCINVYDSYRAAGHDAAIRAEIVKLSQLIPLKLSVNEYYNKKGIDVSQAQQENEFFNVVFIDNVPQQAHGSLDCGIYMLAFAEYLSYGQGIPANVLDASRLRSRYATLLWNYGQQKNDAGAISDNEAPPRYSRFNVAMEEIDTIQID; encoded by the exons ATGCATGCTGCTACACCTTGGCATAAGattgattatgtttttgttCCTGTCCACGTCAAGGAGAAATTTCATTGGGTGTTGGCTGTGATATCATTGAATGATAAGTGTATCAACGTGTATGACTCATATAGGGCAGCAGGTCACGATGCAGCTATCAGGGCAGAGATAGTTAAACTGTCTCAGTTGATCCCTTTGAAGTTATCAGTCAATGAATATTACAACAAAAAAGGAATTGATGTATCGCAAGCTCAACAAGAGAACGAGTTCTTTAATGTAGTATTCATAGATAATGTTCCTCAACAGGCGCATGGGTCTCT AGATTGTGGTATTTATATGCTAGCTTTTGCCGAATACTTGTCATACGGACAAGGTATTCCAGCGAATGTTTTGGATGCATCGCGTTTACGGTCAAGATATGCTACACTTCTTTGGAATTATGGCCAACAAAAGAATGATGCCGGAGCAATAAGTGACAATGAAGCACCTCCACGATATAGCAGATTCAATGTAGCAATGGAGGAAATTGATACAATTCAAATAGATTAG
- the LOC107019585 gene encoding uncharacterized protein LOC107019585 produces MGSISLLVMHSGRWNNENCYVDYSTEAIVLKEHATFRELMVLVSKQICVDLSFNIVKLKYKIEGSTAPLEIHNDMGVRVYVSLKKDNKELSKYPICVSVFVNDYQLADRNMFEDGFEMCGPGGIDIVDIESLVLSVPNNSDNMNCDIITNVKHKEVLEDQVYKDKGTLKAVMTQYAIDHRFQWKTDRSSQTCYTLVCVSDNCGWVLKSSSINKSGMFRIRKFVDDHTCPLKDKVYEQRQATSSLIGGMIQPKLVDHKRKLTPKDIQQDVSLALGVNVSYSVAWNAKEKALVSLRGTPSGSYGKLSSYLYVLDATYPGSHIRMKKTDENQFLYLFISFFPFIKGFEFCKSIVVVDGSHLRGTYNGVFVSASTVDGAGNILPLAYGIIDSENDASWTWFFEQFREAHGVKYNMCVVSDRNESIIKAVSRVFDGVPHYACIWHLWKNVKTLFKKSHNSLSKVFYGMAKAYKQYEFDELMEKVEQVDVRVKNYLESAGYEKWARVYATVDRGMVMTSNIAECINACLFEARELPVYDFLEEVRQMFARWNLKNHTSASHTFTTLCGRPQEMVVPSNNYVFSVHHEGRTYVVCLENKTCTCKRFQIDEIPCSHAWAVLKKKHFDVGPYCSDVYKPSNLLNTYSISIRPLPDQNEWNVPGYIKDQIVQPPNHKKLPGRPSKKYRDKTYSELYGKKRKNSCSTCGFKGHNRRSCRNGPRIV; encoded by the exons ATGGGAAGCATTAGTTTATTGGTCATGCATTCTGGGAGGTGGAACAATGAAAATTGCTATGTTGACTACAGTACGGAAGCAATTGTGTTAAAAGAGCATGCGACATTTAGAGAACTAATGGTTCTTGTTTCAAAGCAAATTTGTGTTGACTTGAGCTTCAACATTGTGAAACTTAAATATAAGATAGAGGGGAGTACTGCACCTCTGGAAATACACAACGACATGGGCGTGAGAGTGTATGTGTCGTTGAAAAAAGATAACAAAGAATTGTCAAAGTATCCTATATGTGTATCCGTATTTGTGAATGACTATCAATTAGCTGATAGAAATATGTTTGAGGATGGATTCGAAATGTGTGGGCCTGGTGGAATAGATATAGTTGATATAGAATCATTAGTGCTTAGTGTGCCGAACAATAGCGATAACATGAATTGCGACATTATTACAAACGTCAAACATAAGGAAGTGTTGGAAGATCAAGTTTATAAGGACAAGGGAACTTTAAAGGCTGTGATGACGCAATACGCTATTGATCATAGATTCCAATGGAAAACGGACAGATCGAGTCAAACATG TTATACACTTGTTTGTGTCTCTGATAATTGTGGGTGGGTGTTGAAGTCGTCAAGTATCAATAAATCTGGAATGTTCAGAATTAGAAAATTCGTAGATGATCACACGTGTCCATTGAAAGATAAGGTTTATGAACAACGTCAAGCAACAAGCAGTCTTATTGGAGGTATGATACAACCCAAGTTAGTTGATCATAAAAGGAAGTTGACGCCAAAGGATATACAACAAGATGTCAGCTTAGCTCTTGGAGTAAATGTATCATACTCAGTGGCGTGGAATGCTAAAGAAAAGGCTTTAGTTTCTTTAAGGGGTACCCCATCTGGTTCTTATGGTAAACTTTCGAGCTACTTATACGTATTGGACGCTACCTACCCTGGATCTCATATAAGGATGAAGAAAACCGatgaaaatcaatttctttatctttttatttcgTTCTTCCCGTTCATAAAAGGTTTTGAGTTTTGTAAATCAATTGTCGTAGTTGATGGCAGCCACCTCAGGGGTACTTACAATGGAGTATTTGTTTCTGCAAGTACTGTTGATGGAGCAG GAAATATATTGCCGCTAGCGTATGGAATTATTGATTCTGAAAATGATGCATCCTGGACTTGGTTTTTTGAACAGTTTAGAGAAGCGCATGGCGTTAAATATAACATGTGCGTTGTGTCTGATCGAAACGAAAGTATTATAAAGGCAGTTTCGAGGGTATTTGATGGAGTTCCTCATTATGCCTGTATTTGGCATTTGTGGAAAAATGTGAAAACACTATTTAAAAAGTCGCACAACAGTCTGTCGAAAGTTTTTTATGGGATGGCAAAGGCATACAAACaatatgaatttgatgaactgATGGAAAAGGTTGAACAAGTTGATGTTCGTGTAAAAAATTACTTGGAATCAGCAGGTTATGAAAAATGGGCTAGGGTATATGCAACAGTTGATCGAGGAATGGTTATGACATCAAACATAGCTGAGTGCATAAATGCTTGTCTATTTGAAGCAAGGGAATTACCGGTATACGATTTTCTTGAGGAAGTAAGACAGATGTTTGCAAGATGGAATTTGAAAAATCATACGTCTGCTTCACATACATTCACCACACTTTGTGGTAGACCACAAGAGATG gTTGTTCCGTCTAATAACTATGTGTTTAGTGTTCATCACGAAGGTAGAACCTACGTTGTTTGTTTGGAAAATAAAACTTGTACTTGCAAGAGGTTTCAAATAGATGAAATACCATGTTCGCATGCTTGGGCTGTTTTAAAGAAGAAACATTTTGATGTTGGGCCATATTGTTCCGACGTGTACAAGCCAAGTAACTTGTTGAATACATATAGCATTTCAATTCGTCCGTTACCTGATCAAAACGAGTGGAATGTACCTGGGTATATTAAGGACCAGATAGTGCAGCCTCCAAATCACAAAAAGCTCCCTGGAAGGCCATCCAAGAAGTATCGTGACAAGACGTATAGCGAGCTATACGGTAAGAAGAGAAAGAATTCTTGCAGTACGTGTGGGTTTAAAGGGCACAATAGGCGTTCATGTAGGAATGGACCGCGTATTGTATAG